One part of the Oncorhynchus clarkii lewisi isolate Uvic-CL-2024 chromosome 7, UVic_Ocla_1.0, whole genome shotgun sequence genome encodes these proteins:
- the LOC139413169 gene encoding zinc finger protein 180-like: MRSLSYSPAKEEAVCWTEKETLVKEEEDVTIQKQVEVEAVTVKEEDKYITVKEQEDVTIKQEVEDEAVTVKEEEDSFRVKEEERDITVKEEEDAFRVKEGGVTVKEEEDAVFGVKEEEGEMTVTSKKEDNGYLGPVSQRQLKAFNGSNDELSHKMLLGNLALINTRERGDYCGSSGEPQLHHDADEAEKSLSTSEHLKKHQRKPTGKNSHYCSDCGKSYSRLDSLKVHQRIHTGDTAHCSDCGKRFTTIANLIIHQRIHTGEKPYSCDQCGKSFTHSSCLKVHQRTHTGEKPYSCDQCVKRFVTSSSLTIHQRTHTGEKPFGCDQCGKRFVSSSRLTIHQRTHTGEKPFSCSDCGKTFSKLYTLQLHQRIHTGDKLYSCNQCRKSFNRSSLLKVHQRTHTGDTSFIAVINVGGDLLHIAV; encoded by the exons ATGaggtcactaagctactctcctgctaaagaagaggcggtctgctggacggagaaagaaactctcgtgaaagaggaggaggatgttacaatacaaaaacaagtagaggtTGAGGCTGTTACCGTGAAGGAAGAAGATAAATACATTACAGTGAAAGAACAGGAGGATGTTACAATAAAAcaagaagtggaggatgaggctgttacagtgaaagaagaggaagactcgttcagagtgaaagaggaggagagagacattacggtgaaagaagaggaagacgcattcagagtgaaagaggggggtgttacagtaaaagaagaggaggatgcagtttttggagtgaaagaggaggagggagagatgactgTCACATCAAAAAAGGAGGACAATGGATATCTGGGGCCGGTTTCCCAAAGGCAACTTAAGGCATTcaatggttctaacgatgaacttagcCATAAGATGCTTTTAGGAAACCTggccctgattaacacta gagagagaggtgactattgtggatcctctggggagcctcagcTACATCATGacgctgacgaggcagagaagagtctctccacatcagaacacctcaagaaacaccaaCGGAAACCCACAGGGAAGAATTCTCactactgctctgactgtgggaagagttactCAAGATTAGATTCACTAAAAgtacaccagagaattcacacaggCGATACAGctcactgctctgactgtgggaagagattcaccaCTATAGCAAACCTTATAATACATCAGAGAATccatacaggagagaaaccatatagctgtgatcaatgtgggaagagttttactcactCAAGCTGCCTGAAGgtacatcagagaacacacactggagagaaaccttatagctgtgatcaatgtgtgAAGAGATTTGTCACATCTAGTAGtctgactatacaccagagaacacatacaggagagaaaccttttggttgtgatcaatgtgggaagagatttgttTCATCTAGCCGcctgactatacaccagagaacacacacaggggagaaaccgtttagttgctctgactgtgggaagaccTTTTCAAAATTATATACATTACAAttacaccagagaattcacactgGAGATAAACtttatagctgtaatcaatgtagGAAGAGTTTTAATCGCTCAAGCTTGCTGAAGgtacatcagagaacacacactggagatacATCttttatagctgtgatcaatgtgggggGAGATTTGTTGCACATAGCAGTCTGA